Genomic DNA from Coffea arabica cultivar ET-39 chromosome 7e, Coffea Arabica ET-39 HiFi, whole genome shotgun sequence:
aacactagatatccatggttcgttatctaatcgaccaagcccttggcggctcgactcgattaactagccagtgagATTTGGATTCACAAGTAGTCACTATAGTCGATGACTAATCGATTTAGTCAAGAGAAAAGTATGGAGATGgaaatgagaggcacctcccactcggatagagtgtggtacatactgccgctcagcacttacaagtcaagtacaagtataccaagtcaattgcaacaataaaagAGTACATATTACATTAgagctagtgcgataaagtacacccttgctcgACCACCAATCACGTATCATTCGATCATAATGGTCAAgtattaaaaataagtatcaagttcaatcaggtatttgaagcactcaccaaagatttagtgcttgtcaaaaatcacattcaggtgtaactccttggtcggagtccaaatctgcattacaatatcatttaaaagcttgaaatcaactagggttcgaaacttaagagtttcgcttcaagaagatcaagtaaatgaaactcatttagataGGGTTCATGTTacgtatcaaactctagaaaattcatactCGCTCGTTTAGTGTTGCTAAAGAAGCAACTAAAACTTTGGAACTCAcatttgagtctaaaagacGAGAAAAGTATATTTCGAGTGAtcactattttcatttttccaagggtacgagtttcggccaaatttcagcttatatacctctataAAAGAAGACTCGAATACCCTAGACAATTCAATTTCAATTCGTCCTCAAACCTttgctcaagtcgcgagtacatccGCCTAGCCTTCGattgaaaatttgggcagcatgccctttttatttagctattttccagccatttataacttcattattttcctcaactcagcccaaattcacatataaacaatcttaacacaatagcccttcaatagACTCAATGTCATCCTAATACAAAgcaattctagcaatgcaacCGGAAACTAATTTCAAAGACAAATAACGAAAcaacaggtttgacgtctcttggcgtttcggtcacaaccgaagctacgcttatcggattggggtacactttatgtcgtttcgaagccaagatggataactacatttcctatgaaaacATCAACACCCAATTCgttcattttcaaggtcaaaatgtgcaatcttagagaaaacaaaaaaactgtccgcgaaacagtgcatttggcagtcagggataattttgttattttacatgatacagtgctccgattgagttaaAATTTTATGGGCAGTTATATAACTCCATTccttacaacttttatgttttgacctagATCTTATTTGGTCTTTAATGTGGACGAATCATACAGGtcagaaacagggcagattccactatcaatgctggaaatttctctactaaagctggaaatttcaaccaaaactGGAAAACCATATACCAAAGCTTAAAAGTTCACATCAAAGTTAAACCAGCTCATATAAAAACTATCAAGTTCAtctcatggctggaaaattcaTATCAAGGCTGGAAATTACATGCTACCCTAGCCAAAACCATAAAATCTTTCATAACCATGCTTCTCAATCATAACTTATCTTGAATGAATCTCAAGAGACAAATAAAAGAGATGTTTTCTAGAAACTTACCTCATACCCCAAGCAAACAAGAGTTTTATTCCTCCAAAAACTCCACCAAGGTCTTCTCTCCAAGCTTAACTTAAGATTAATTGGTATGGATTTGGGTTAGTGTTTGGATTTTCCACAAATCAAGCAAGGAAATCAAgatggatttttctttcttcctctcctctctctctctcggccaagcttgcaagaaaatgaaatggtTGGCTTCAATGCGTACAAGATGAAGACTAAGAAAGGCTTGGTCAAATGAAGACTAAGAAAGGCTTGGTCAAGACCTTGGATAGATTTTTTCCTCTTTGTTTTTCCCCCTAGCTCacggttctctctctctcctgctcttaagtttgtttttttggttttaagacATGAAAGATGAATTAAATGATAAGaaagttttggtcaaaagttccACAAATGTTCaacacttggcaccaccaaattttctcttattttttggtttcttttcctcttgtttttaggTCAAATATTTCAGCTGATTTAAGGGTTAATTAGGTGCTGATTAGTTAAAATAAAACCAAGAGGATTAGGGCAAGAAAGTAGTAGTCAAGTAGGGtattcaatcggtagcaaacggtgcacgtcggttcaagcctattttccttaatttacacgtacttgtgtttttacttatggttcactcacttattattaacacttctaatcacacacttttcttacctaatactcattcttatccaccaaatttagtacacatacctcaccaagtgatcacactaccaaaatgcaccaaaaatacaccaaaaaccctagtatgcacgaAAAACCCTAACCTATGCCCTtcttttagaaaaatcataacttgagttataatatcaaaatttcaaacaacttggcctgttaaaaactagatttcacatactaataatctttagaagacacctcaaagagattcagttttataagttggtccaaattgagccataagctactacaacattcctattatTACTTGTACAGGgtagaattttcagtcaactttgccaattttctggaatttatagagattgaatcaaaccCTAAATTTTATATTGTAAGaagccctatgagtctagtttcaaatgcaacaaacagaactcaattccaactttcctatacgaagttatagccaatttcccaaagctgcgcagagTTTCTtgcgaaaatttccagattttctaccaacttgagattatgaaatttttcttaacaaaattcactcccttggctcaaattcaaccattaaaacaaccaagaatctaaggcaagtaagttcaaataagagctataaagacaagtaaaatttcgggatCTCACAATCTTGAAAAGCATGTTGAGCACTCACAAGCTATTCTTGATGTGCTTCATCGAAAAAGGTCATACGCCAATCTCAAAAAGTATAACTTTATACTAACCAACTTATATTTTTAGGATTTGTTATGAGTGCGTAGGGTATATAGGTTGATGAAAACAAGGTGAAATCAATCCAAGAGTGGCCTACACTAAAGACAATTGGAGAAGTTAAAAACTTCCATAGGTTAGCTAGTTTCTATCATcgatttattaaggattttagcaccattgcagCCCTATTAATAGCTGTAATTAAAAAGGATAAGTTGTTTAAGTGGGAACATGAGCAAGATAAGGCATTGCAATTGCTAAACCGCAAACTCACACAcacacctttattttctttacCTAATTTTGATAAGACTTTGAGATTTAGTATAATGTTTCAGGTGTAGGAATCAGTGCTATTCCAATGTAAGATGGGAAGCATATTGCATGCCTTTCAAAATAGGTAAGACTAATGTTATAGCAAATGCATTGTCTCATAGGTATACTTTACTTACAGCATTAAATGCTAAATtacttggttttgagcttaTTAAAGAACTTTATTCTAATGATTCTGATTTTGAAAATATCTTTCATTCTTGTGGAAAATCTGCTCAAGGTAAGTTTTACATTCATGATGATTTCTTGTTTTACCTTGATAAGTTATGTTATCCTCATTGCTCTATTCGAGCCTTGTTGATTAAGGAATCACATGGAGGAGGTCTTATGAGACACTTTTGTGTTACATAGACATTTGCTATTTTACAAGAGCATTTTCATTGGCCACACATGAAGAAGGATGTGGAATGTATGGTGGAGAGATGTGGAACTTGCCATCAAGCAAAATCAAAGGTTAACCCTTATGGTTTGTATACTCCTTTGCCTATACCTAATGAACCttgggttgacttgtctatgaATCTTGTTTTAGACTTGCCTAGATCTAGGAAAGGTAATGATTTGATATTTGTTGTGGTAGATAAGTTTTCTAATatggcacattttataccatgtcaTAAAATTGATGACGCATCTGATGTTGTTGATTTATTCTTCAGAGAAATTGTTCGTTTGTATGCTACGCCTAGAACTATTGTGTCTGATAGAGATGCCAAGTTTTTAAACTACTTTTAGAAGATCTTATGGGATAAGTTAGgcactaaattattattttccATTGCTAGCCACCCCCAAATTGATGGTCAAACTGAAGTCGTGAATTAGACTTTGTCTACTTTATTGCGAACTataattaaaaagaatcttaaaactTGAAAAAATTGTTTGCCACATGTAAAGTTTGTTTATAATCGAATTATGCAAAGTGTTGTTCAATTTTTACCTTTTGAAATTGTGTATGGTTTTAATCCACTCACTCCTTTGGATTTGTTGCCTTCGCCTTTGCTTGAAAGAGTTAACATGGATGGTAAGAAAAAGGCTAATTTTGTACGAAAATTGCATGAGCAAGTTTGTTTAAACATTGAGAAAAAAACTGCTCAACATGTTAAGCATGTCAATAAAGGGTGTCGATAAATGGTTTTTGAACTAGGTGACTGCATTTGGTTGCGTCTTCGCAAGAATAGATTCCAGCACAACATTGCAGCAAGTTGCCACGAAGGAGTgatgtttcttttcaaattgtGGAGTGAGTGAATGACAATACTTACAAGCTTGATCTACGAAGCGAGTATAATGTTAGTGCTACTTTTAATGTGGCTGATTTAAGTCCTTTTCTTATAGATGATGAACGTGATTTGaaggcaaatccttctcaagacgAGGGGAATGATGTGGTTGATGAAATTGTTATTCTGAACTTAGGTGTTGAGTCAGTAAAAGTTCCAATGGGTCTGGCTTCGTGTGCGAGAGCCAAAAAGTTTAAAGAGTCACTTCAAACCTTGATTCATGCCTTTCAAGATTAAGTTGGACCATACAAACACATAGAAGGAGTTGGAATTGAGAAGTTGGAGTTTAGCCCGGTGATTCAAGCAGGAAAATAGGAACCGTGACGGATCCATAATCGAATCCATCTGTGGATCTGGTCCAATGCTTCATTTCATCTTTGTTTGTTCTTGTATCACATTCTACCTCGAATGCGTGTGAAAATCCAGCCAGGAATCCATGCATGGATTCTGAACGGATCAATTTCAGGGCTTTTTTCTAAACAGATCAATTTTAGGGCTTCTATTATTTTCGCATATTTTGTTAGGTTTTTACTTAATTACTTAATTGTTGGTTATTAAAAATAAATGGCAAGGTAAATTAGCTATTTGCGCCATCAAATTAGTTGTTTAATTGCAATCAGTATTTGGATTAATTTAGGAttttggctataaatagccttacTTTTACATTGTAATGTTAGACAATTTTCCAACAAATAATATTGAGAGAAAGTTGTCTTTGGCTTCTTTGTGAGTTTCTTTGAATTCCTTAGTGTTGTTCCTAAGGCGTTCTTTGACTTATTAGTCAAGAACCGCACTTGATTGTGACGTCATTCTACCTACTTTCGTTGTCCAAACTTGAGTACAATTAATCAAGATTCTTTGAGGCTTGTCGAGTTATGGGTTGCATCTGAAATAGGGTGTAGATCATATCAaaagttttatataaatatctaaaaaaacaCACCATCCAAACGAGGCCAGTATTACAAATCATACAATATTAGGGGAGTCTTGATTGTGCTATGCACAGCCACTGTTCAAGTAATTGGTTTTCAATTTGTTTTCCAAATCATCTTAATGTTAGgcaattaaattttttatgaaTATAATATTCTAGAATGAAAAGGTAAAAAGATCACTCTTCTCTCTTTATAGTAAAACTTCTCTTCCATCTTCCCTTTTCAAATTGCCAAATCCCCAAATCCAACCTCAGTATTTAATGAAAATATaatccaaaaaaagaaaaaaaatctcacgagaaattatttgaaaacaaTAGCTATGGGACTTTTGATGGGAAAGATTACTCAACTTGGTTGAGAATGAAGAGAAGGTACGGAGGGAGAGAAGAATCCGTTCTTGTTTTGGCGAGTTTTGTGCTCTATTGGTGATGGGCAACATTGGATGATCGATGTGcttgaattaaaaaaattttaaacttaacTAGGAGTTTTAAACcctatttgataattcaatttagcaaTTAAATTTAATGACTTTAGATCTTCATATATTCAGATGCATTTGATAActagaacatctgaattaataaTTAAGTGATACTAGGCaaaatttgtttcaaaaaataaataataaattattcacttatcatttaacatgatatatatttaatatatcaAATTTGATATTTAACAATTTTGTCACTTAACagatttaaatttcaaatttcaatcttCAAATTATAGTATTCAAATTCCAGTTACGTACACACTTTTGAACGTAAGAGAAGATAGATTTGAAATCTTTGTTACAAATATCCATATTGCATAGCTTCTTAAAATAACAAGTGTCTCTCTTCTCAAAATGACAAGTGTTCCGCTAAAAGAGAAATTTTAAAACTTGGATtctttgcttaaaaaaaaaaacttggattCTTGTTGCATCCCAGGCAAATTCATGCATTCGACTGCCCAATGAATATGGACCCGCTTACATTTAACTTTTTGTGGAACCGTAACACTAGTTTCAGGGTCATCCAACTTTCTCAATTCGCAGCACCTTCTTCCTCGTTTCTATCCGCCAACTCTTTCCTTGAATTTCCGCGTCCTACATCAGAAAACCTCGGGAAATTatctatttatatattttaaaagtaTACGCGGATTTCATAGCCATATACGCAGGCAGTTAGTTGAATGGGTCGAGTTCAATTGTCTCCTTGATGCTTACCATTTAAGAAGGATCAACAGCCGTAGTGGAGTTGTTCAAAGCTTCTTGTGCACACAAAGTGCTTGTTGTAATGCCTCCAAAAATCTTAGCCCTTGTGACTTCTTGATTTCGGTACACAAATTCTCGCTTCTCGTCATTCTGCTTAAACTGCTACTCAACTTCTAAAAATCTGTTAACTTCTTGATTTTATGCCAAAATTTCGCCTGATGTTATTCTGCTTAAACAGCTTGTCAGCTTCTAAAAAAGTCGGTATGTTGAACCTTGGAAGGCACTTCGCACACGTGCTTGTTTTGTAATGGCCCTAGAACTTGGGCAGTACCCCAATTTCCTCATTCTTTAGCTTTCCTTCTGGTAGCGTTTTTGTTTCCCATTGTACCACTAATTGCGTGATGTAAAGCTGTTTAAATTGCTTCTCAAGATCATCAACTAAGATATATAGTACTTGTAAGGGATTAAGAATCAAGTATGGCTGTAATTTACGACAACTGGGAAAGGCTGGTAAGAGCCACGCTCCGCAGAGAGGATCTCCGACTTAGTGGCCAAAGGACCCCCAGCAGTGTTTCTTCAGTATCAGGATCGTCGtctttcaattttggtttttcCTCCAGCCCAGTTTCATCTTTTAATATCCTGAGTTTATTAGTTGGGGACTCATTTTCGTATGATCAAATTCTCCAAGCAACAAATAGGTTGGATGACTCCAATCTTATCAAGCTTGGCAGCCATGGGAAATTCATATATGGTGTCCTAGAAGATGGGACGCAAATTCTTGTTGAGAAAATTGATCTGTCTGATAAGACAGAATCATGTTTCATGTcagaattggaaaattttggcaAGGTTTGTCATTCTTCATTTACCCTTTTGGGGCATTGCTTGGAGAATGGGAAAGACAAGTTTCTTGTGTACAAATATCTACCTCATCGAGGCCTGTCAAGATCTTTGTATAGGAAAATTGATCTGAATGACAGAATCCATCTGCCACCGCTAGACTGGAAAAGAAGGTTGATGGTTGCAGTGAATACTTTGCAAAAGAAAATTGTATCAAATACTGATAAGCATTCACCAATGTTAGATAGTAAAGTTAAATGGAAGATTGTGGTGAAAATATCAAGTGGAGCTGCTGAGGGTCTATATAATGCACATCATGAATTTGTTCCACATTTTTTTGATGGGTAGTGGTTGACTTGCTTATTGCAgatttctcttcttttgcttGAGATGTCATGCTTCTTTTTTTCTAATAGTAATCCTTAATCTTGCAGCTCAGTTTTGGATAGTAACTACGAGGTGCAGTTGGGAAGGCATAGTGACATCCATGCTGAAGTAAATGACAGTTGGAATCGGATTGCCATGTTGCAGCAATTGCCTAAGTACGTTTTCAGTTGAATGTTGTGATACTTATAACAAAACTTTTGGAGTAAATAGATTTAACAATCTGGTATTAGGTTCTGCAGACTTGATACAGGAAATTAAAGATATGAAAAAACTTAGATCAAAACTTAATCGCTAGAACTAAACCTTAGTTTCTATCACATAGTTTACTCCGAGGAAATTTGGGATTTTGATTGCCTAGAATTCAAAATTTATTGACACTGTGAAGCTGATCTTCAAATTTTGTTTGAGTTTACAGCATTTCATGTTCAAAGTTTTATAATACAGGCTACTTTTCATATTGCTTTTTAAATCCCAAACTATTACCAAGTATACAATTTTGTTCAAAGTTTTATAATACAGGCTTCTTTTTGTATTGCTTTTTAAATCCCAATCTATTACCTAGTATACAGTTTTCATCAGCGTGATAGATTAGTAGTCCAACTCTGAAAGTACCTCATCTTTATCAACTGGTTAATCAAAACAGTACCATGAGCTGAACATGAATTCCCTTCTTTTGCTTCCCACATGTGAATCATTACATATTCATCTGTAAGGAACACTTTCAACAGAAACTTTTTGACCCTTCCGCCCTTTCATCACCCCTGcttgaaaaaagaataaaataacgaaatcaaaagaaaacagTACCAGTGTTTGCTTGATTTCTCAATGTCCAGTATTGGATGCTTCTTACAAAAATCACTAGGAATTTTTTTGCCTGACAATGCATAGAGTATGAGACAAGTAATTACCTGCACAGTTACAAAAGCTGACTTCTATACTACTGTTTGTTCTTGAAGTCCATTTTCTATCCACTTTTTCTTAAGTTTTGGTTGTACAAAACAttgataactttttttttaaaatagcgAAATTTAATTCACATACAGGTATCAAATCATCAGATTACATGaaagaaattttggagacaATTCC
This window encodes:
- the LOC113701182 gene encoding uncharacterized protein codes for the protein MAVIYDNWERLVRATLRREDLRLSGQRTPSSVSSVSGSSSFNFGFSSSPVSSFNILSLLVGDSFSYDQILQATNRLDDSNLIKLGSHGKFIYGVLEDGTQILVEKIDLSDKTESCFMSELENFGKVCHSSFTLLGHCLENGKDKFLVYKYLPHRGLSRSLYRKIDLNDRIHLPPLDWKRRLMVAVNTLQKKIVSNTDKHSPMLDSKVKWKIVVKISSGAAEGLYNAHHEFVPHFFDGSVLDSNYEVQLGRHSDIHAEVNDSWNRIAMLQQLPKYQIIRLHERNFGDNSKWLEIVEEVDLVLFSVSLTDYDEFYVDSEGCRINKMLASRKLMENVVTHATFANKNFLLVLDKFDLFEKKVGQAPLTRCDWFQDFNIEVLPCSSASVGQYAFHYIAVKFKRLFDSITTGKLYVSPVTVLGADSVEEALKYGREIIKWEEEKFTVDYSDDEWSSSSF